The nucleotide sequence GACCGAGTGCGGCGGCGGGTACGCGGGCACGACGGTGGCCGGCGGCTTCTTGTCGTCCTTCTTGGCCTCGCCGACCTGCAGCAGGTGCGCGGGCCCCACCTTCTTGCGCAGCGCGCTGGTGAGCTTGACGGAGTCGACGCCCTCGCCCACGACGACGACCTTGTCCCTGCCTTCGCCGTCGAGCGCCACGGAGTCGACGCCGCCCgtggccgccaccaccgccatggccTTGGACCGGCACTTGTCGCAGCTCATCTGCACCT is from Miscanthus floridulus cultivar M001 chromosome 7, ASM1932011v1, whole genome shotgun sequence and encodes:
- the LOC136463673 gene encoding heavy metal-associated isoprenylated plant protein 47-like — protein: MKQKIVIKVQMSCDKCRSKAMAVVAATGGVDSVALDGEGRDKVVVVGEGVDSVKLTSALRKKVGPAHLLQVGEAKKDDKKPPATVVPAYPPPHSVTVVYDHPAGYSWYGYQPQQDTTSCSIM